The following proteins come from a genomic window of Rutidosis leptorrhynchoides isolate AG116_Rl617_1_P2 chromosome 10, CSIRO_AGI_Rlap_v1, whole genome shotgun sequence:
- the LOC139873363 gene encoding uncharacterized protein, with translation MGKDAKGGKGKAKASGSEDGGAAKGKAKGGKAADGLGTCTYVKARHILCEKQGKINEAYKKLQDGWLSNGDKVPPAEFAKIASEYSECPSGKKGGDLGWFPRGKMAGPFQEVAFNTVVGATSPPFKSTHGYHIILAEGRKN, from the exons ATGGGGAAGGATGCAAAGGGCGGAAAGGGGAAAGCAAAGGCGAGTGGAAGTGAGGATGGTGGTGCTGCAAAAGGTAAAGCGAAAGGCGGAAAGGCTGCTGATGGGCTCGGCACCTGCACATATGTTAAAG CAAGGCACATTTTATGTGAAAAGCAAGGTAAAATCAATGAAGCGTATAAGAAGCTGCAAGATGGATGGCTTAGCAATGGAGATAAAGTGCCTCCAGCTGAGTTTGCAAAG ATAGCATCTGAATATTCAGAATGTCCATCAGGAAAAAAAGGTGGAGATCTGGGATGGTTTCCACGAGGGAAGATGGCGGGACCATTTCAAGAGGTTGCTTTTAACACTGTTGTTGGAGCTACCAGTCCACCCTTCAAATCAAC